GGCAGCGACGCGGTGAGCGCGCGCAAGATCCTCGTGACGGTCGGCGCCTGGGCCGGGTCGTTCGTGCTCGCGTTCGCGCTCGGCTACGGCGCGATCGCCGTGTTGCCGGTGTGATGCGACAGTGCCTCGGGAACTTACCTGCTCCAAGAAGTTGTGTGGTGGTAGCTCGTCGGTGGTGCGAGCGGCGTGCCCTCAGGCCGTGCGGGGCGGCGGGACCAGGTAGACGTTCCCCTTCGCCCGAGCGACTAAGTCCTCGGAGACGCTCCCGAGCATCAGTCGGCGGATCCGACTCTGCCCGCGCGAGCCGACCAGCGTCGTGGTCGGCGTCACCGCCGTCTCGATGTCGAGGATCTCCTCGGCGGGGTCGCCCCGGCGGACCTCGATCGCCGTCTCGATATCCCAGCCGTCCAGCGTCTCCGCGAGGTCGGCGAGCCGCTCCTCCGGGCCAGTCTCACCGCGGTCTTTCGGCGACTCGACGTGTACGAGCGTCGCCTCCTGGGTCGCGTGACGGAGATACGAGAACGCGTCGAACGCTCGCTCGGCGTTCTCGGAGAAGTCGGTGGCGTAGAGAACTCGCTGGAACAGGTGCTCGCGGAGCACCTCCGGCTGTTCGTCCCCGCGTTCGACGCGGTTGACCAGGAGCGGCACGACGGTCGTCCGCGCGAGGTTTCGGGCAGTCGACCCGATCACGCGGTTGGCGAGCGGGCTCTGTCCCCGGGAACCGACGATCGTCAGGTCGGCGTGAACCGTCTCCGCGATGCCGTTGATGCGCCGGTGGGGCGTCCCCCGGACGACGTGGGTCTCGATGTCGAAGCCCGCCGCCTCCATCACGCTGCGGTAGCGGTCGAGCGCGCGCTCACGGCGCCCTTCCAGATCCATCCCCGGCATCCCGGGGTGGACGTTCGACGGGACGACCGTGACCAGGTGGACCGTCTCGACGCCGATCCGTTCGAGACACTCCAGGCAGGTCTCGTTCTCGATGGCCGCCTCGCTCGCCGCAGAGAGGTCCGTCGCGTAGATCGCCCTCATGATCGGACCGACGCACCGCTCGCATAATATTGTTTCTATCATACAATTGGGGGCAGAGACACGACTTTGGCAGTGGGAAGTCACGTCGATCGGTCGCGTACGTGCCGGCCAGAATATGCAGACAACTTATCATTAGAGAGCCGA
The window above is part of the Halosimplex rubrum genome. Proteins encoded here:
- a CDS encoding universal stress protein, with the protein product MRAIYATDLSAASEAAIENETCLECLERIGVETVHLVTVVPSNVHPGMPGMDLEGRRERALDRYRSVMEAAGFDIETHVVRGTPHRRINGIAETVHADLTIVGSRGQSPLANRVIGSTARNLARTTVVPLLVNRVERGDEQPEVLREHLFQRVLYATDFSENAERAFDAFSYLRHATQEATLVHVESPKDRGETGPEERLADLAETLDGWDIETAIEVRRGDPAEEILDIETAVTPTTTLVGSRGQSRIRRLMLGSVSEDLVARAKGNVYLVPPPRTA